One Solea senegalensis isolate Sse05_10M linkage group LG3, IFAPA_SoseM_1, whole genome shotgun sequence genomic window carries:
- the LOC122766110 gene encoding uncharacterized protein LOC122766110 isoform X2 produces the protein MEARSTSQRKPATSTQASTSSQPSTSPRPSSVPVSSLRSLLTGKGVSQQSIHKSVKRLFMPPKFHPSVPVCPPVCEDSGRPAGSNPSLGPQLQTDTPQTSQDVEMLCTHQAPQQDAPSVAEEQPSTSSCSTSHDDSVGPDNIEGFQAVQDLTGHLFTLKDHSLALSRLPYGSVCQSMTKKKQSTLHAIKTQSPKGDSGPQKKMLHLV, from the exons ATGGAGGCGAGATCCACAAGTCAGCGTAAACCAGCCACCTCCACACAGGCCTCCACCTCATCACAGCCCTCCACCTCACCGCGACCATCCTCAGTGCCTGTATCCTCCCTGCGGTCATTGTTGACAGGGAAAGGTGTGTCCCAGCAGAGCATCCACAAGTCTGTCAAGAGGCTGTTTATGCCACCAAAGTTTCATCCAT CTGTACCTGTGTGCCCCCCAGTTTGTGAGGACAGTGGGAGACCTGCTGGATCTAATCCCAGCCTTGGTCCCCAGCTTCAAACCGACACTCCTCAGACCTCTCAGGATGTGGAAATGCTCTGCACTCatcaag CTCCCCAGCAAGATGCTCCTAGTGTGGCAGAGGAACAGCCTTCAACATCATCATGCTCCACCAGTCATGAT GACTCTGTTGGACCAGACAACATTGAGGGCTTCCAAGCTGTCCAGGACTTGACGGGACActtattcacattaaaagaccACAGTCTTGCCCTGTCAAGATTGCCCTATGGGAGTGTTTGTCAgagtatgacaaaaaaaaaacagtctacCCTCCACGCTATCAAGACACAATCTCCAAAGGGAGATTCagggccacaaaaaaaaatgttgcacctGGTGTAG
- the LOC122766110 gene encoding uncharacterized protein LOC122766110 isoform X1: MEARSTSQRKPATSTQASTSSQPSTSPRPSSVPVSSLRSLLTGKGVSQQSIHKSVKRLFMPPKFHPSAVPVCPPVCEDSGRPAGSNPSLGPQLQTDTPQTSQDVEMLCTHQAPQQDAPSVAEEQPSTSSCSTSHDDSVGPDNIEGFQAVQDLTGHLFTLKDHSLALSRLPYGSVCQSMTKKKQSTLHAIKTQSPKGDSGPQKKMLHLV; encoded by the exons ATGGAGGCGAGATCCACAAGTCAGCGTAAACCAGCCACCTCCACACAGGCCTCCACCTCATCACAGCCCTCCACCTCACCGCGACCATCCTCAGTGCCTGTATCCTCCCTGCGGTCATTGTTGACAGGGAAAGGTGTGTCCCAGCAGAGCATCCACAAGTCTGTCAAGAGGCTGTTTATGCCACCAAAGTTTCATCCAT CAGCTGTACCTGTGTGCCCCCCAGTTTGTGAGGACAGTGGGAGACCTGCTGGATCTAATCCCAGCCTTGGTCCCCAGCTTCAAACCGACACTCCTCAGACCTCTCAGGATGTGGAAATGCTCTGCACTCatcaag CTCCCCAGCAAGATGCTCCTAGTGTGGCAGAGGAACAGCCTTCAACATCATCATGCTCCACCAGTCATGAT GACTCTGTTGGACCAGACAACATTGAGGGCTTCCAAGCTGTCCAGGACTTGACGGGACActtattcacattaaaagaccACAGTCTTGCCCTGTCAAGATTGCCCTATGGGAGTGTTTGTCAgagtatgacaaaaaaaaaacagtctacCCTCCACGCTATCAAGACACAATCTCCAAAGGGAGATTCagggccacaaaaaaaaatgttgcacctGGTGTAG
- the stim2b gene encoding stromal interaction molecule 2 isoform X2 codes for MSCVHKVLNVLLRGLVIYAVLGLGCTYSSGQPTSPTTDAANVATTDPCLIVMPPCMSEADRFSLEALRHIHKQLDDDNDGGIEVNESVEFIIEDMKQQQTNKHSNLHHEDQHITVEELWKGWKTSEVHNWTMEDTVQWLRESVELPQYEKNFRDFRVTGNTLPRIAANEPSFMSIQLKILDPRHKQKLNLKALDAVLFGPPLRPQHNWMKDFVLMVSIVIGVGGCWFAYVQNKSSKVHISQMMKDLDSLQNAEQSLLDLQSRLEKAQEENRTVAVEKQNLEQKMRDEIHGAKKEAHRLRELREGAECELSRLKYAEEELVQVRKALKRAEKEMQSERSVPEALQKWLQLTHEVEVQYYNIKKQNAEFQLCVAKDEAEKIKKKRSSVFGTLHVAHSSSLDEVDHKILEAKKALSEVTACLRERLHRWQQIEKLCGFPVVSNSGLPSLTASLYSDHSWVVMPRVSVPPYPIAGGVDDLDEDTPPIIPQFTSTTLIRPSLTRNSSMCRSRRSLLSSPPSSLMSPDPDLLSMASSSLSYRPEADDEHIMFSSDRRGELAQEGCSDTDSLNSSTGRKQLQNADTPGLETPYRKISREELLMFSQNPELPASIHTTTSSSSSSGSLRDSTPPPLPPTPATTPSGPPSTSPSPALEHHSFAHRGSPDLTSRIPESQSAIFSQGNVITSQTGKGTYNGMLEKSYSYGQLPASMLPNVGRFPSLTSLDSEGRSAGREYKLQSTSSQDSSDNGEKKRSSKLKSLFKKKK; via the exons ACCCCTGTCTTATAGTGATGCCGCCATGCATGAGCGAGGCCGACCGCTTCAGCCTGGAGGCGCTGCGGCACATCCACAAACAGCTGGATGACGATAATGACGGGGGAATAGAGGTCAATGAAAGTGTTGAG TTTATTATCGAAgacatgaagcagcagcaaaccAACAAACATAGCAACCTGCACCATGAAGACCAACACATCACTGTGGAAGAGTTGTGGAAGGGCTGGAAGACCTCTGAAG TCCACAACTGGACCATGGAGGACACTGTGCAGTGGCTGAGGGAGTCAGTGGAGCTGCCGCAGTATGAGAAGAACTTCCGGGACTTCCGGGTCACAGGGAACACCTTACCTCG AATAGCGGCAAATGAGCCGTCATTTATGTCGATTCAGCTGAAGATATTAGACCCGCGGCATAAACAAAAACTGAACCTGAAGGCGCTCGATGCTGTGCTGTTTGGTCCTCCTCTCC GTCCACAACATAACTGGATGAAAGACTTTGTCCTGATGGTTTCCATAGTGATCGGTGTGGGGGGCTGCTGGTTTGCTTATGTGCAAAACAAGTCCAGCAAGGTGCACATCTCTCAGATGATGAAGGATCTGGACAGCCTACAAAATGCTGAGCAAAGCCTCCTAGACCTGCAGAGTCG ACTAGAAAAAGCTCAGGAAGAGAACCGGACAGTGGCTGTGGAGAAACAGAACCTCGAGCAGAAAATGAGGGACGAGATCCACGGGGCCAAAAAGGAGGCTCACCGGCTCCGAGAGCTGCGGGAGGGAGCCGAGTGTGAGCTGAGTCGCCTCAAATATGCAGAGGAAGAGCTCGTACAG GTGCGCAAGGCTCTGAAGCGAGCGGAGAAGGAGATGCAGTCGGAGCGCTCGGTGCCTGAAGCTCTGCAGAAGTGGCTGCAGCTGACGCACGAGGTGGAGGTCCAGTACTACAACATCAAGAAACAGAACGCAGAGTTTCAGCTCTGTGTCGCCAAAGATGAG gcagagaaaattaaaaagaagagaagttCTGTGTTTGGAACTCTTCACGTAGCCCACAGTTCATCACTCGATGAGGTGGATCACAAGATACTGGAGGCCaa gaaagcCCTGTCAGAGGTAACGGCGTGCCTGAGGGAGCGTCTCCACCGCTGGCAGCAGATTGAGAAGCTTTGTGGCTTCCCTGTTGTCAGTAACTCCGGGCTGCCGAGCCTCACAGCCAGTCTCTACTCAGACCACAGCTGGGTGGTCATGCCGCGGGTTTCCGTGCCTCCGTACCCCATCGCGGGCGGAGTGGATGACCTGGACGAGGACACGCCTCCCATCATTCCACAGTTCACAT CAACTACTTTGATCCGGCCGTCGCTTACGCGCAACAGCAGCATGTGTCGTTCCCGCCGGAGCCTACTGAGCTCCCCGCCGTCCTCGCTGATGTCTCCAGACCCGGACCTGCTGTCCATGGCCAGCTCGTCCCTCTCCTATCGCCCCGAGGCAGACGACGAACATATCATGTTCAGCTCGGATAGGAGGGG GGAACTGGCTCAGGAGGGCTGTTCTGACACAGACTCTCTAAACTCATCCACGGGTCGAAAGCAGCTGCAGAACGCAGACACGCCGGGATTGGAGACCCCCTACCGCAAGATCTCCCGCGAGGAGCTGCTGATGTTCAGCCAAAATCCAGAGCTTCCTGCTTCCATtcacaccaccaccagcagcagcagcagcagcggcagtcTCAGGGACTCcacgcctcctcctctcccgcCCACTCCAGCCACCACACCCTCGGGCCCGCCCTCCACCTCGCCTTCCCCGGCCTTGGAGCACCACTCATTTGCACACAGAGGCTCTCCTGACCTCACCAGCAGGATCCCGGAGTCCCAAAGCGCGATCTTCTCGCAGGGGAATGTCATCACCTCTCAGACGGGAAAGGGCACGTACAACGGCATGTTGGAGAAGTCCTACAGCTACGGTCAGCTGCCTGCCAGCATGCTGCCCAACGTGGGCCGCTTCCCATCTCTGACCTCCCTGGACTCGGAGGGCAGGAGCGCGGGAAGAGAGTACAAGCTCCAAAGCACGTCCTCCCAGGACTCCAGCGACAATGGAGAGAAAAAGCGCTCCTCTAAACTGAAAAGCttgttcaaaaagaaaaaatag
- the stim2b gene encoding stromal interaction molecule 2 isoform X1 — MSCVHKVLNVLLRGLVIYAVLGLGCTYSSGQPTSPTTDAANVATTDPCLIVMPPCMSEADRFSLEALRHIHKQLDDDNDGGIEVNESVEFIIEDMKQQQTNKHSNLHHEDQHITVEELWKGWKTSEVHNWTMEDTVQWLRESVELPQYEKNFRDFRVTGNTLPRIAANEPSFMSIQLKILDPRHKQKLNLKALDAVLFGPPLRPQHNWMKDFVLMVSIVIGVGGCWFAYVQNKSSKVHISQMMKDLDSLQNAEQSLLDLQSRLEKAQEENRTVAVEKQNLEQKMRDEIHGAKKEAHRLRELREGAECELSRLKYAEEELVQVRKALKRAEKEMQSERSVPEALQKWLQLTHEVEVQYYNIKKQNAEFQLCVAKDEAEKIKKKRSSVFGTLHVAHSSSLDEVDHKILEAKKALSEVTACLRERLHRWQQIEKLCGFPVVSNSGLPSLTASLYSDHSWVVMPRVSVPPYPIAGGVDDLDEDTPPIIPQFTSTTLIRPSLTRNSSMCRSRRSLLSSPPSSLMSPDPDLLSMASSSLSYRPEADDEHIMFSSDRRGYVAVAGTLRNGFKVWTQRELAQEGCSDTDSLNSSTGRKQLQNADTPGLETPYRKISREELLMFSQNPELPASIHTTTSSSSSSGSLRDSTPPPLPPTPATTPSGPPSTSPSPALEHHSFAHRGSPDLTSRIPESQSAIFSQGNVITSQTGKGTYNGMLEKSYSYGQLPASMLPNVGRFPSLTSLDSEGRSAGREYKLQSTSSQDSSDNGEKKRSSKLKSLFKKKK; from the exons ACCCCTGTCTTATAGTGATGCCGCCATGCATGAGCGAGGCCGACCGCTTCAGCCTGGAGGCGCTGCGGCACATCCACAAACAGCTGGATGACGATAATGACGGGGGAATAGAGGTCAATGAAAGTGTTGAG TTTATTATCGAAgacatgaagcagcagcaaaccAACAAACATAGCAACCTGCACCATGAAGACCAACACATCACTGTGGAAGAGTTGTGGAAGGGCTGGAAGACCTCTGAAG TCCACAACTGGACCATGGAGGACACTGTGCAGTGGCTGAGGGAGTCAGTGGAGCTGCCGCAGTATGAGAAGAACTTCCGGGACTTCCGGGTCACAGGGAACACCTTACCTCG AATAGCGGCAAATGAGCCGTCATTTATGTCGATTCAGCTGAAGATATTAGACCCGCGGCATAAACAAAAACTGAACCTGAAGGCGCTCGATGCTGTGCTGTTTGGTCCTCCTCTCC GTCCACAACATAACTGGATGAAAGACTTTGTCCTGATGGTTTCCATAGTGATCGGTGTGGGGGGCTGCTGGTTTGCTTATGTGCAAAACAAGTCCAGCAAGGTGCACATCTCTCAGATGATGAAGGATCTGGACAGCCTACAAAATGCTGAGCAAAGCCTCCTAGACCTGCAGAGTCG ACTAGAAAAAGCTCAGGAAGAGAACCGGACAGTGGCTGTGGAGAAACAGAACCTCGAGCAGAAAATGAGGGACGAGATCCACGGGGCCAAAAAGGAGGCTCACCGGCTCCGAGAGCTGCGGGAGGGAGCCGAGTGTGAGCTGAGTCGCCTCAAATATGCAGAGGAAGAGCTCGTACAG GTGCGCAAGGCTCTGAAGCGAGCGGAGAAGGAGATGCAGTCGGAGCGCTCGGTGCCTGAAGCTCTGCAGAAGTGGCTGCAGCTGACGCACGAGGTGGAGGTCCAGTACTACAACATCAAGAAACAGAACGCAGAGTTTCAGCTCTGTGTCGCCAAAGATGAG gcagagaaaattaaaaagaagagaagttCTGTGTTTGGAACTCTTCACGTAGCCCACAGTTCATCACTCGATGAGGTGGATCACAAGATACTGGAGGCCaa gaaagcCCTGTCAGAGGTAACGGCGTGCCTGAGGGAGCGTCTCCACCGCTGGCAGCAGATTGAGAAGCTTTGTGGCTTCCCTGTTGTCAGTAACTCCGGGCTGCCGAGCCTCACAGCCAGTCTCTACTCAGACCACAGCTGGGTGGTCATGCCGCGGGTTTCCGTGCCTCCGTACCCCATCGCGGGCGGAGTGGATGACCTGGACGAGGACACGCCTCCCATCATTCCACAGTTCACAT CAACTACTTTGATCCGGCCGTCGCTTACGCGCAACAGCAGCATGTGTCGTTCCCGCCGGAGCCTACTGAGCTCCCCGCCGTCCTCGCTGATGTCTCCAGACCCGGACCTGCTGTCCATGGCCAGCTCGTCCCTCTCCTATCGCCCCGAGGCAGACGACGAACATATCATGTTCAGCTCGGATAGGAGGGGGTATGTAGCGGTGGCCGGAACGCTGCGGAATGGTTTTAAAGTTTGGACTCAAAG GGAACTGGCTCAGGAGGGCTGTTCTGACACAGACTCTCTAAACTCATCCACGGGTCGAAAGCAGCTGCAGAACGCAGACACGCCGGGATTGGAGACCCCCTACCGCAAGATCTCCCGCGAGGAGCTGCTGATGTTCAGCCAAAATCCAGAGCTTCCTGCTTCCATtcacaccaccaccagcagcagcagcagcagcggcagtcTCAGGGACTCcacgcctcctcctctcccgcCCACTCCAGCCACCACACCCTCGGGCCCGCCCTCCACCTCGCCTTCCCCGGCCTTGGAGCACCACTCATTTGCACACAGAGGCTCTCCTGACCTCACCAGCAGGATCCCGGAGTCCCAAAGCGCGATCTTCTCGCAGGGGAATGTCATCACCTCTCAGACGGGAAAGGGCACGTACAACGGCATGTTGGAGAAGTCCTACAGCTACGGTCAGCTGCCTGCCAGCATGCTGCCCAACGTGGGCCGCTTCCCATCTCTGACCTCCCTGGACTCGGAGGGCAGGAGCGCGGGAAGAGAGTACAAGCTCCAAAGCACGTCCTCCCAGGACTCCAGCGACAATGGAGAGAAAAAGCGCTCCTCTAAACTGAAAAGCttgttcaaaaagaaaaaatag